The genomic interval TttgtctccatcttctttctcccggACAGGgtggttttcttctctctccgacagcactccttttctcttctcttcttcccgcctCTTGTGTTGCCAAGATGATGGGGAAGTCGATGATGTTTTGTCCGGAGTGGTAGGTTTTTTTCCATAGattctcttttttcagttttcttctttccttcgcttcccccCATGTAATCCTCTCAcgatttcctttctttcttcctcgtttaTCCCCTGACCTtcaccttctttctctccctcccgttctctctgtccccccTCCCCTCACcgtgttctctcctcctctcttgttctctctcgccttctcgctccgAGTGCCGCGTTTTACTTTCTGAATCGCCGCGCTCCATTCCtccctcgccgtctccgtctcgcagGCTCCGCCtcccttctgtgtctccaaCGGTCTCCGGTGCATGGATACTCACTCGCCTTCctgccgcatgcagttccgtTGAGAGAGTCGTCCGAGAGACCGAAGGGGCGAGTGCACCTCCGGTCTGTTGGTTGGCGATGcgtgtgcgtctctctccgtctccctcttcagtCACTGGTTCTGGcgatgtctctctgttcttcgttttccagcAACAACATGTTGTatccgagagaagacaaggagaaacgcCAGCTGCAGTTCCTCTGCCGACAGTGCGACTACTCGCGGTATCCGAAGAAAACTGACACGGCGCAGCACATCGTCGAGCGAACGAACTTCAACTTCAAGTCCAAGTGAGGTCTCTCGAGCGGCCGCAAAGAGAATGGcaacgtgcatgcaaaggaaaaggaaaaaggggCACAGAGAGTGAGAaccagaagaagcgagggacGACCAGAAGGACggatggagaggagagaagcggccggagcaaagaagagaaaataGAAAACAGAGTGAAAAGAGATAAGTGAACCGGAGAGGACAGGACaacaagagggaagaagagagagtaagaacgagaagagcagaaaggaagcagGAGCTCAggagggaggcgagacaTGAAAGAGAGATTTCAAGTTCGCATGCCAAGACTCCGGAGGCAGTGGTCCGACGAGGAACGCGATGTCACTGTCCGTCATCTGTCCCGCGTTGTCTCAGGCGGCGTCCTTTTGCTCCCCTTCCAGggtcctttttctcgttgCATCGAAGTCCAAGAGatgttctttttctgcagggAGGACATCGTGATCTCTTCGGATCTGTCGAAAGATCCAACGTTAGGTCGTGTGTTCGACTGGCGATGTCCTCGATGCCGGGGCGTTGGCGGCGTCTTCTACCAACTCCCAGAACGCGTCGCAGAAGATGCCATGACGCTCGTCTACGTCTGCACCCAACCTGGGTGTGGAGCCTGGGAGATTCAGCAGCCTGATGGGCAGGGCACAGGCGAAgacggcagaagagaaaaggaagacgactCGCTCTCGTCGCCCAGCGAACCGAGAGGTAGCTGCTCCCCTAGAGAGaacgaacggagagagacagtgcagcgaacggagagagacagcgcagcgaacggagagagacagggcagcgaacggagaaggaacgTCGACAGATAGACACGAGCAACGTCCAAGGCGCGACTTCCCCAAGCAGGCTAACCTCAAAGCaaacgcgacagaaagaggcgGAACAAACGGAAAAAAGTAGCTGCTTCAAGCATGTtatgttcatatatatatatatatatatatataaatacatatatgcatacctCTATAACTCTACGTATACTACTCTCTGtcattatatatatatatataaagatatatatatacgt from Toxoplasma gondii ME49 chromosome VIIa, whole genome shotgun sequence carries:
- the POLR2I gene encoding DNA-directed RNA polymerase II RPB9 (encoded by transcript TGME49_202690~Gene product name based on ToxoDB Community Expert Annotation.); amino-acid sequence: MMGKSMMFCPECNNMLYPREDKEKRQLQFLCRQCDYSRYPKKTDTAQHIVERTNFNFKSKEDIVISSDLSKDPTLGRVFDWRCPRCRGVGGVFYQLPERVAEDAMTLVYVCTQPGCGAWEIQQPDGQGTGEDGRREKEDDSLSSPSEPRGAPFRLHEAKVEEDESSVAGALEAGALSVKRAAAEAQDEDREAEFGDAPLGGEVEEDDDLFGEREEEEILESQDAFDEDDPYTHRLEPQDGSVGELDVTFD